From the Acetobacteroides hydrogenigenes genome, the window TGAAAGGAAAAAACAAAACCTCCCCGCCCTTCGGGCACCTCCCGCCTTAGCGAGAGCAATCGCGCCGATTATACCTTTTGCTAAGAACATTAAAGATGGATTAATTCTTAGCATGAGCTTACGATAAAATAGTAAAGAACATGAAACCGATCCTACAAAACCTCATCGCCGCCATCAACTTCTTCACCCGCTTACCAATGTATAGGCTGATGATGCCGCCCAAGGAGTGCTACTCGCGGGTGCTGCCCTACGCGGTAATTGCGGGATGGGTTGTTGGACTATTCGGGGCGGCCTGCTGGATAGCTTTCGCTAAGGCGCTTCCTTTCCACTTCGCAATTATTCTAACCATGGCAGTGATGGTACTCTTCACCGGAGCGCTTCACGAGGATGGCTTTGCCGATTTTGCAGATGGCTTTGGCGGTGGCCTTAACAAGGAGCGTATCCTTGCCATCATGAAGGATTCGCACATCGGAACCTACGGTGTTATTAGCCTGATACTGCTCTTTATCGTTCGGTTTGGTGC encodes:
- a CDS encoding adenosylcobinamide-GDP ribazoletransferase, which codes for MKPILQNLIAAINFFTRLPMYRLMMPPKECYSRVLPYAVIAGWVVGLFGAACWIAFAKALPFHFAIILTMAVMVLFTGALHEDGFADFADGFGGGLNKERILAIMKDSHIGTYGVISLILLFIVRFGALTSISSDKVAALLISGAVVGRFIGVLLPNFLPYARTIKASKIQVGLTPMTTLQIVLSLAVATSTGYLFFGWMGLFALALAACILPVGVIYMKRKIGGYTGDCCGMMITTAEIAWYVAVVILDARF